TCTTGCTCTGAGACTAGCACGGCAATATACAAAGCATAAAGACGTTATTGTTATTGACCAGTAAGTATATACAATGCTTTAAATACCATTAAATTACTATGTCCAATTCAGCTAACAGCACCTAATCAATCTTAATTGAACTTGGAAAAACCTAAACGGGATCATGTCCAGAACTTGGACAAGAAAATGCTGCCACAGGGAATGAGAGAAATAGGTTAGATTAGGAAGCCTTTAAAAAAGTATGACAAAGGTGTATTAATCATTTCCACACTGTTCTGTAGAAAACTATAAGAACATGCTGTTATAATTATCAGAAGTTTAGTTTGATTcaagaatttttattttctttcaaaagtaATTGGAGTCACCAACTCTGTGTTTCTCAAGTGAACTTTTAAATACCTAAAATCTAACCTATATTTCATACTAAGACGTATTTAGGTTATCAGTATTGTAAGTTTATTAACACTCACTTTTTAAAACTTGAATCTTCCTATTCTtccaaaaaaccaaaatcaaaCAAACTTAATTCCTAATCTAGGCACATCCATTTAGTTTCAAAGCTAAGTGTATGtgattccaacactggaaattgttaagaaaatgttggctagccatttgtctgaaatggtgtagagtttcctgcctgggcagagggttggactagaagacctccaaggtcccttccaactctgttattattttatgatCCCAAAGTCCATATTTTGAATTACAACCTGCATTTAATACAGACATAATTTTGAAAATGTATCTTTATGAGAACTGTTTGCTTTCTAGGACATAAGCTGAGATACGTAAAAGTATTACAAATGAGAAAGTAGGTGCTTCAGTTTGGCAGTCTGGGTGTGTAAAATTTTCTGGTGCTAATATTAAACCAAGGTAGAATTTATCGTATTTCTGTGGAttattgtgttttgttttaagcGCTTATCATGGACATCTGACATCTTTGATTGACATAAGTCCATACAAATTCAGAAATCTAGATGGCCAAAAGGAATGGGTCCATGTGGTAGGCATAAGAGACTATATTAACCCTTTTCTTGTTAATTTCCAATTCACCTAAAACCAAGAGGTCTAATcagctttaaacttttttttaataggcTCCTCTTCCTGATACTTACAGAGGATTATATAGAGAAAATCATAAGGATCCAGCCACAGCATATGCAGATGAAGTGAAAAAAATTATTAGCAAAGCACACCAAGAAAACAGAAAGGTAAAATTGTCTTTAAAGTTTCTATATTTATCattttggatttctttttaaCATGGATTTAGTCAGTTATCCAGTGGGCTGTTACAGTGgagttttttcttctgttttctttgtAGCAATTATGTAACAAATCaggaaatttggaaaaaaatgtgtgGTATTCAGCTGCAGCTTCATTCATTATAATTTTTTACATTTTGCTCCAGACAACTGTTTAAAATTGAGTAATGTTCTTGCATTCTAAAGAATCTGAGTGGCGGAACATCatcttcaagaagaaaaaaaacacattgttGGCTATAACTCATAATTCTTGGCAAGAAAAAAGTTCAAATGTACACTGTTGTTTGGATATTTAAGGTTTCTTACGTGTTATAGTAGTTGTTACTCAACTGTGGTACCTAAGATTTCTGAATTAGAAGCTTTAATATACCAAAAAGGCAGATAACATGCACATAGGTATTATGTATACGTCTACTAATTACGTTATATACACTTTCAGTTTGCTGCACTTTTTGTAGAATCATTGCCCAGCGTTGCTGGACAAATCATTCCACCATCTGGTTATTTCCAAAAGGTTGCCGAGTAAGTGTTCATACTTTTCTTCTATCTGTTTCTATTTATTCTAAAAAGTATTCATATATTTTCTGTTTAGCATAAACTCTCCAATTTTAAGGACTTTTAAGATGTTTAACTTCCGCAAGATCCAATTTTAATTCCCAAAGATTTCAATAATTAAAACTGAAATGATTTAActttacaaatatttaattttcctTGGTGGGATTTTGTTTGcttaattttggaaaaagtgaATTGTTGGAGATATTTGTTTTAACCCTAAATAAATTGTTCAGAAATACTGATTTAATAAGATCTGTtccatttctgcataaatataatTCTTGTTCTTTTAATAGGCATATACACAAAGCAGGAGGTGTATTTATTGCTGATGAAATTCAGGTTGGCTTTGGCAGAGTGGGcaaacatttttgggcatttcaACTTCAAGGAGAGGATTTTATTCCCGATATTGTTACTATGGGAAAGCCAATAGGGAATGGACATCCTGTGGCTTGTGTAGCAACAACAAAGGAAATTGCAGAGGCCTTTTCAGCAACAGGAGTAGAGTATTTTAACACAGTAAGCAGTCACCCACATTTTCATTCTAAAATGCATCTTAGTGTAGTTTGAGTGTTACATGTATTCAAATACTTCATGCATAAGATATTTACTGGATTGCTACTACATTATATAAAATTCTCACTGGCATATGGTACTTGCTTTTGGCAAACAATATTGTgtagaaaatttatttttgttttatttcttcctcCCATTCATAGTTTGGAGGAAATCCGGTGTCCTGTGCAATAGGCCTTACAGTATTGGATATTATTGAGAAAGAAGAGCTTCAAACCCATGCCCTTCATGTGGGAAAATTCTTTATGGAACTACTCAATCAACAAAAAGCTAAACATCCTCTAATTGGAGATATCAGgtatcaattttaaaaatttaccaaTTATTTAATATAAGCAGTATATATTTGCCACATAGTTTCTTAGCATGATTTTTAGCAGTCCCAAATTGCACGTGTTTATTGTAACTAACTGTAACTTCATATTTGATCTTGTTTTTACAGGGGTGTTGGACTATTTATTGGTGTAGATTTAGTACAAGACCAAGAGAAAAGATTACCTGCTAGCAAAGAAGCAGAATTCATCATAACAAGGTAAAGGTACTCTgagatattttgtttattttcttggacAGTTTAATTATCCTTTAATTTATTGGTAGTGGAAGAGAGATTAGTACTTACTTTTTAACTTCTATCTCCTG
This genomic window from Ahaetulla prasina isolate Xishuangbanna chromosome 2, ASM2864084v1, whole genome shotgun sequence contains:
- the LOC131191794 gene encoding 5-phosphohydroxy-L-lysine phospho-lyase-like isoform X2, whose amino-acid sequence is MSSEPRNRQQTLALRKQFIGSSCKLFFPEDPVKVIQAKGQYMYDENGNQYLDCINNVAHVGHCHPEVVKAAHQQNLLLNTNSRYLHDNLVDYAQRLSKKLPEKLCIFYFLNSGSEANDLALRLARQYTKHKDVIVIDHAYHGHLTSLIDISPYKFRNLDGQKEWVHVAPLPDTYRGLYRENHKDPATAYADEVKKIISKAHQENRKFAALFVESLPSVAGQIIPPSGYFQKVAEHIHKAGGVFIADEIQVGFGRVGKHFWAFQLQGEDFIPDIVTMGKPIGNGHPVACVATTKEIAEAFSATGVEYFNTFGGNPVSCAIGLTVLDIIEKEELQTHALHVGKFFMELLNQQKAKHPLIGDIRGVGLFIGVDLVQDQEKRLPASKEAEFIITRLKEEFIMLSTDGPGRNVLKFKPPLCFNTKDAELVVDKLDKILTGYRHGAEFYHFLHLKLQ
- the LOC131191794 gene encoding 5-phosphohydroxy-L-lysine phospho-lyase-like isoform X3; the encoded protein is MYDENGNQYLDCINNVAHVGHCHPEVVKAAHQQNLLLNTNSRYLHDNLVDYAQRLSKKLPEKLCIFYFLNSGSEANDLALRLARQYTKHKDVIVIDHAYHGHLTSLIDISPYKFRNLDGQKEWVHVAPLPDTYRGLYRENHKDPATAYADEVKKIISKAHQENRKFAALFVESLPSVAGQIIPPSGYFQKVAEHIHKAGGVFIADEIQVGFGRVGKHFWAFQLQGEDFIPDIVTMGKPIGNGHPVACVATTKEIAEAFSATGVEYFNTFGGNPVSCAIGLTVLDIIEKEELQTHALHVGKFFMELLNQQKAKHPLIGDIRGVGLFIGVDLVQDQEKRLPASKEAEFIITRLKEEFIMLSTDGPGRNVLKFKPPLCFNTKDAELVVDKLDKILTGYRHGAEFYHFLHLKLQ
- the LOC131191794 gene encoding 5-phosphohydroxy-L-lysine phospho-lyase-like isoform X1, translated to MSSEPRNRQQTLALRKQFIGSSCKLFFPEDPVKVIQAKGQYMYDENGNQYLDCINNVAHVGHCHPEVVKAAHQQNLLLNTNSRYLHDNLVDYAQRLSKKLPEKLCIFYFLNSGSEANDLALRLARQYTKHKDVIVIDHAYHGHLTSLIDISPYKFRNLDGQKEWVHVAPLPDTYRGLYRENHKDPATAYADEVKKIISKAHQENRKFAALFVESLPSVAGQIIPPSGYFQKVAEHIHKAGGVFIADEIQVGFGRVGKHFWAFQLQGEDFIPDIVTMGKPIGNGHPVACVATTKEIAEAFSATGVEYFNTFGGNPVSCAIGLTVLDIIEKEELQTHALHVGKFFMELLNQQKAKHPLIGDIRGVGLFIGVDLVQDQEKRLPASKEAEFIITRLKEEFIMLSTDGPGRNVLKFKPPLCFNTKDAELVVDKLDKILTELEIRKT